In Prochlorococcus marinus str. MIT 1214, one DNA window encodes the following:
- a CDS encoding DUF3326 domain-containing protein, producing the protein MTITDPFPTLLIIPTGIGCSVGGYAGDAIPSARLLASASECLITHPNVMNGGSLYWPDTCIQYVEGYSLNLFAAGEVFLKPVSQQKVGLLLDAGLESDLKKRHLQVADGCVASLGLNIGPVITTERAIQINLKKGLSGSSWGNIEEPDVLLRAAEKLKKAGATAIAVVTRFPDDSNGLETKLYRQGHGVDVIAGVEAVISHFLVKHLLIPCAHAPGLAPLPIDYDLDPRTSGEEIGYTFLQSVLVGLSRAPDLICKSSIKTKENAFLQVKTLLSNRDLGAVVVPQGALGGEAVLSCIERFIPLIVVSNKGLLNVSSTKMRLDYLGGEKNKNIMYAENYLEAAGLITALRYGINIKSLRRPIDCLKELNDE; encoded by the coding sequence ATGACGATTACTGATCCTTTTCCAACATTATTGATTATTCCTACTGGTATAGGGTGCAGTGTCGGTGGATATGCAGGGGATGCAATCCCTTCTGCAAGATTACTGGCTTCTGCCAGTGAATGTTTAATAACTCATCCCAATGTTATGAATGGTGGATCTTTATATTGGCCAGATACTTGTATCCAATATGTAGAAGGGTATAGCTTAAATCTTTTTGCGGCTGGCGAAGTGTTTCTTAAACCAGTAAGCCAACAAAAAGTAGGTTTGCTCTTAGATGCTGGCTTAGAGTCAGATTTAAAGAAAAGACATTTACAAGTTGCTGATGGTTGTGTAGCAAGTTTAGGTTTGAATATTGGTCCTGTAATTACCACTGAAAGAGCCATACAAATTAATCTAAAAAAAGGTTTAAGTGGATCGAGTTGGGGGAATATCGAAGAACCAGATGTTCTTTTAAGAGCTGCTGAAAAACTTAAGAAAGCTGGCGCAACCGCAATTGCTGTAGTAACTCGCTTCCCTGATGATAGTAATGGATTAGAGACTAAACTTTATCGACAAGGTCATGGTGTAGATGTTATTGCGGGGGTCGAAGCTGTAATAAGTCATTTTCTTGTAAAACATTTATTGATTCCATGTGCACATGCACCGGGGTTAGCCCCTTTGCCAATTGATTATGATCTAGACCCTCGAACTTCGGGAGAGGAAATAGGATATACATTTTTGCAAAGTGTTTTAGTTGGTCTTAGTCGTGCACCTGATCTGATCTGTAAGTCATCTATAAAAACCAAAGAAAATGCGTTTTTACAGGTAAAAACTTTATTAAGTAATAGGGATTTAGGAGCCGTTGTTGTTCCGCAGGGCGCATTAGGTGGCGAAGCAGTTTTATCTTGTATCGAAAGATTTATCCCTTTGATAGTAGTTTCTAATAAAGGATTATTAAATGTTAGCTCTACAAAGATGAGACTAGATTACTTGGGTGGTGAAAAAAATAAAAATATTATGTATGCTGAAAATTATTTAGAGGCTGCAGGGCTCATAACAGCTTTACGTTACGGGATTAATATTAAGTCTCTGCGAAGACCAATTGATTGCTTAAAGGAATTGAATGATGAATAG
- a CDS encoding F0F1 ATP synthase subunit gamma has product MANLKDIRDRIVSVKNTRKITEAMRLVAAAKVRRAQDQVLRSRPFADRLARVLENIQSRMQFEAADSPLLNRREVKKITLLAVTGDRGLCGGYNANIIKRTEKRYAELKGQGYSPDLVLIGKKAIGYFENRSSLYKIRATFKELEQVPTSEDASSITSEVLAEFLSESTDRVEVIFTKFVSLVSCNPTIQTLLPLDPQGIADSEDEIFRLTTKDSQLIIEKDAAPSNEEPKLPSDIVFEQSPDQLLNALLPLYLQNQLLRALQESAASELASRMTAMNNASDNAKELAKNLTIDYNKARQAAITQEILEVVGGAAA; this is encoded by the coding sequence ATGGCTAACCTCAAGGACATACGAGACAGAATTGTATCTGTCAAAAACACCAGGAAAATCACAGAAGCGATGAGACTCGTTGCTGCTGCGAAAGTTCGGAGAGCACAGGATCAGGTTCTACGGAGTAGACCTTTCGCTGATCGATTGGCAAGGGTTTTGGAAAATATACAATCCAGAATGCAGTTTGAAGCTGCTGACTCTCCTCTACTCAATAGGCGTGAAGTTAAGAAAATCACTCTCTTAGCTGTTACTGGGGATAGAGGATTATGTGGGGGCTACAATGCAAATATTATTAAACGAACAGAGAAACGCTATGCCGAATTAAAAGGTCAAGGATATAGTCCTGATCTAGTGTTAATCGGTAAGAAAGCAATAGGATATTTCGAAAATAGATCTAGCCTTTATAAGATAAGAGCTACTTTTAAAGAATTAGAACAAGTTCCGACTTCTGAAGATGCTAGCTCTATTACTAGTGAAGTATTAGCAGAATTTCTTTCTGAAAGTACTGATCGAGTAGAGGTCATTTTTACTAAGTTTGTAAGCTTGGTTAGTTGTAATCCAACGATACAAACTCTTTTACCTTTAGATCCTCAAGGGATAGCAGATTCAGAAGATGAAATTTTTAGATTGACTACAAAAGATAGCCAATTAATTATTGAGAAAGATGCTGCGCCTTCGAATGAAGAGCCGAAATTACCATCGGACATTGTTTTTGAACAAAGTCCTGATCAGCTTTTGAATGCTCTTTTACCTCTTTATTTACAGAATCAATTACTACGTGCATTACAGGAGTCTGCTGCTTCAGAGTTAGCGAGTAGAATGACTGCAATGAATAACGCTAGTGATAATGCGAAGGAATTGGCTAAAAATCTTACTATTGATTATAATAAGGCAAGACAAGCAGCAATTACTCAAGAAATTTTAGAAGTTGTGGGTGGTGCTGCTGCGTAG
- the atpA gene encoding F0F1 ATP synthase subunit alpha, translating into MVSIRPDEISSILKQQIADYDKSVSVSNVGTVLQIGDGIARVYGLEKVMAGELVEFEDGTEGIALNLEDDNVGVVLMGEALGVQEGSTVKATGKIASVPVGEEMLGRVVNPLGQQIDGKGEMATTDSRLIESIAPGIIKRKSVHEPMQTGITSIDAMIPIGRGQRELIIGDRQTGKTAIAIDTIINQKGQDVVCVYVAVGQKQASVANVVEVLKEKGALDYTIIVNAGASEAAALQYLAPYTGAAIAEHFMYQGKATLVIYDDLTKQAQAYRQMSLLLRRPPGREAYPGDVFYCHSRLLERAAKLSDAMGAGSMTSLPIIETQAGDVSAYIPTNVISITDGQIFLSSDLFNSGLRPAINVGISVSRVGGAAQTKAIKKIAGTLKLELAQFDELAAFSQFASDLDEATQKQLGRGKRLRELLKQPQFDPLNLAEQVAIVYAGVKGMIDEVPEEEVTKFARELRDYLKTNKADFIKNVLSEKVLSEASESMLKDAINEVKSSMLAA; encoded by the coding sequence ATGGTTTCTATACGCCCCGACGAGATCAGTTCAATCCTTAAACAGCAGATTGCTGATTACGATAAATCAGTATCTGTTAGCAATGTAGGTACTGTTTTACAGATTGGTGACGGTATCGCAAGAGTTTATGGCCTTGAAAAGGTTATGGCTGGTGAACTAGTTGAATTCGAAGATGGAACAGAAGGAATTGCTTTAAACCTTGAGGATGACAATGTTGGTGTCGTGTTGATGGGTGAAGCTTTAGGAGTGCAAGAGGGAAGCACAGTTAAAGCAACTGGAAAGATTGCTTCAGTCCCAGTTGGAGAGGAAATGCTAGGAAGAGTGGTTAATCCTCTTGGACAGCAAATTGATGGAAAAGGAGAGATGGCTACAACTGACTCAAGATTAATTGAGTCAATAGCTCCTGGAATTATTAAGAGGAAGTCAGTACATGAGCCTATGCAAACGGGTATCACATCTATTGATGCCATGATTCCTATTGGAAGAGGCCAGAGAGAGTTGATTATTGGAGATCGTCAAACAGGGAAAACGGCAATAGCAATCGATACAATCATCAATCAAAAAGGTCAAGATGTTGTTTGTGTCTATGTAGCCGTTGGTCAAAAACAAGCATCAGTGGCAAATGTAGTTGAAGTTCTTAAAGAAAAAGGAGCGTTGGATTATACGATTATTGTTAATGCAGGAGCATCTGAGGCTGCAGCTTTGCAATATTTAGCGCCTTATACAGGTGCAGCAATTGCTGAGCACTTTATGTATCAAGGCAAAGCTACTCTAGTTATCTATGACGACTTAACCAAGCAAGCTCAGGCTTACAGGCAAATGTCATTACTTTTACGTCGTCCACCCGGGCGTGAAGCATATCCAGGAGATGTTTTTTATTGCCATAGTCGTTTACTTGAGAGGGCTGCAAAACTTTCCGATGCGATGGGTGCGGGATCAATGACCTCCTTGCCTATTATTGAAACGCAAGCTGGTGACGTTTCTGCTTATATACCAACAAACGTTATCTCAATTACTGATGGCCAGATTTTCTTGAGCTCAGATTTATTCAATTCTGGATTAAGACCTGCAATTAACGTTGGTATATCAGTTAGCCGAGTAGGAGGAGCTGCGCAAACGAAAGCTATTAAGAAAATTGCAGGTACGTTAAAACTTGAACTAGCTCAGTTTGATGAACTTGCCGCATTCTCTCAATTTGCTTCAGATCTTGATGAAGCTACTCAAAAGCAGTTAGGTAGAGGAAAAAGGTTAAGAGAACTTCTAAAGCAACCTCAATTTGACCCTCTGAATTTAGCTGAACAAGTGGCTATTGTTTATGCAGGTGTTAAAGGCATGATTGATGAGGTGCCTGAGGAGGAAGTGACAAAGTTTGCTCGTGAATTACGTGATTATCTAAAAACAAATAAGGCTGATTTTATTAAGAACGTTCTCTCTGAAAAAGTTCTAAGTGAAGCATCTGAATCAATGCTTAAAGATGCTATTAACGAGGTTAAATCCTCAATGCTTGCGGCATAA